The proteins below are encoded in one region of Hordeum vulgare subsp. vulgare chromosome 3H, MorexV3_pseudomolecules_assembly, whole genome shotgun sequence:
- the LOC123443134 gene encoding protein transport protein SEC13 homolog B-like has product MPPHKIETGHQDVVHDIAMDYYGKRLATASSDNTIKIIGISGTSQQQLATLSGHQGPVWQVAWAHPKYGSMLASCSYDGRVIIWKEGGKPDEWAQAHTFVEHKSSVNSIAWAPHELGLCLACGSSDGNISVFTVRSDGGWETTRIDQAHPVGVTSVSWAPAMAPGALISPGPSGQFEYVQKLASGGCDNTVKVWKLTNGSWRMDCFPALQMHRDWVRDVAWAPNLGLPKSTIASASQDGTVVIWTAPKEGEQWEGRVLNDFRTPVWRVSWSLTGNILAVSDGNNNVTLWKEAVDGEWQQVTTVEP; this is encoded by the coding sequence ATGCCTCCTCATAAGATAGAGACTGGTCACCAAGATGTGGTGCATGACATCGCAATGGATTACTATGGGAAGCGCCTCGCAACTGCATCCTCTGATAACACAATAAAGATCATTGGCATAAGTGGCACCTCGCAGCAGCAACTTGCTACTTTGAGCGGACACCAGGGCCCAGTTTGGCAAGTCGCTTGGGCTCATCCTAAGTATGGTTCCATGCTTGCATCCTGCAGCTATGATGGGCGGGTTATAATATGGAAAGAAGGGGGTAAACCTGATGAGTGGGCACAGGCTCACACGTTCGTTGAGCACAAGTCCTCTGTAAATTCCATTGCTTGGGCGCCTCATGAACTTGGCCTCTGCTTGGCTTGTGGTTCATCTGATGGGAACATTTCAGTCTTCACAGTTCGTTCTGATGGAGGATGGGAGACGACGCGCATCGATCAGGCTCATCCAGTGGGTGTGACCTCTGTCTCATGGGCTCCGGCGATGGCCCCGGGTGCCCTAATCAGCCCAGGGCCTTCGGGGCAGTTTGAGTATGTTCAGAAACTTGCTTCTGGTGGTTGTGACAACACAGTCAAGGTGTGGAAGCTCACCAACGGGAGTTGGAGGATGGACTGTTTCCCAGCCCTTCAGATGCACAGGGACTGGGTGAGAGATGTCGCCTGGGCTCCAAACCTAGGCCTCCCAAAGTCCACAATCGCCAGCGCCTCCCAGGACGGAACTGTTGTCATCTGGACCGCGCCGAAAGAAGGTGAGCAATGGGAAGGAAGAGTTCTGAACGATTTCAGAACCCCTGTTTGGAGGGTGTCGTGGTCGCTGACAGGAAACATACTGGCGGTctctgatggcaacaacaacgtGACCCTGTGGAAAGAAGCTGTGGATGGCGAATGGCAGCAAGTGACTACCGTCGAGCCATAG